A genomic region of [Eubacterium] eligens ATCC 27750 contains the following coding sequences:
- a CDS encoding NAD(P)H-dependent glycerol-3-phosphate dehydrogenase, which translates to MANVSVLGAGSWGLGLALLLNNNGHNVTVWSVLKDEVDMLQTEREHKRCLPGVKIPDSITISGDTENVINSADVLVLAVASPYTRSTAKLIAPFVKEGQIIVNVAKGVEEHTLLTLCQIVEEEIPCAKVAVLSGPSHAEEVSRGIPTTCVIGAHEKATAEYLQNIFMSDVFRVYTSPDMLGICIGGALKNVIALAAGIADGLGYGDNTKAALITRGNAEITRLGVAMGANPHTFAGLSGIGDLIVTCASMHSRNRRAGILIGKGYTKDEAMKEVQMVVEGVFSAKAALELSKKYNIEMPIVEQVNKVLFEDKPAAEAVKELMLRDKKIEIDNSEWK; encoded by the coding sequence ATGGCAAATGTAAGTGTTTTAGGAGCAGGAAGCTGGGGCTTAGGTCTGGCTTTACTTCTTAATAACAACGGACACAATGTAACAGTATGGTCAGTTTTAAAGGATGAAGTTGACATGCTTCAGACTGAAAGAGAACATAAAAGATGCCTTCCGGGTGTAAAGATTCCTGATAGTATTACTATTTCAGGAGATACAGAGAATGTAATTAACAGTGCAGATGTACTTGTACTTGCAGTTGCATCTCCTTATACACGTTCTACTGCAAAGCTGATTGCACCTTTCGTAAAGGAAGGACAGATTATTGTAAATGTGGCAAAAGGTGTTGAGGAGCATACTTTATTAACACTCTGCCAGATTGTAGAAGAGGAGATTCCTTGTGCCAAGGTTGCTGTTTTATCAGGACCAAGCCACGCTGAAGAGGTAAGCCGTGGTATTCCTACAACATGTGTCATAGGTGCACATGAAAAGGCAACCGCTGAATATTTACAGAACATTTTTATGAGTGATGTATTCAGGGTATATACAAGTCCTGATATGCTTGGAATATGCATAGGTGGTGCATTAAAGAATGTTATCGCGCTTGCTGCAGGTATTGCGGATGGGCTTGGCTATGGTGATAATACTAAAGCTGCTCTTATAACAAGGGGTAATGCTGAGATAACAAGACTTGGTGTTGCGATGGGAGCTAATCCTCATACTTTTGCTGGTCTTTCAGGTATTGGTGACTTAATCGTTACATGTGCAAGTATGCACAGCCGTAACAGACGTGCAGGAATCCTCATAGGTAAAGGATACACCAAAGACGAGGCTATGAAAGAAGTGCAGATGGTAGTAGAAGGTGTGTTCTCTGCAAAGGCAGCGTTAGAACTTTCTAAGAAATATAATATTGAGATGCCGATTGTAGAGCAGGTTAATAAGGTGCTTTTTGAAGACAAGCCTGCTGCTGAAGCTGTTAAAGAACTTATGTTAAGAGACAAGAAAATTGAAATAGATAATTCTGAATGGAAATAA
- the plsY gene encoding glycerol-3-phosphate 1-O-acyltransferase PlsY: MLFKIGVLIYGYFAGALIQAGYWMGKFNKIDIRDYGSGNAGTTNVMRTLGKKAGIATYLLDAFKAVIADILIHFLIVPHTAIPEMLLFLYCGLGIVLGHNFPFYLKFKGGKGIAASSGVVISLMLFPKYCFMFTVFGIVFFALVARISRYVSLASLIGMAMFFVEFLIWGFLGWLPLNGTDLVEGTVIVFALAALAFIRHRSNIVRLVQGTERKIGEKKN, translated from the coding sequence ATGTTATTTAAAATAGGTGTTCTTATATATGGATATTTTGCCGGAGCACTCATTCAGGCAGGATACTGGATGGGAAAGTTCAATAAGATTGACATCAGGGATTATGGCAGTGGCAATGCGGGAACTACCAATGTTATGAGAACTCTTGGCAAGAAAGCCGGAATTGCAACTTATCTTTTAGATGCATTTAAAGCAGTTATTGCTGATATATTGATACATTTTCTTATAGTACCACATACTGCAATTCCGGAAATGCTTCTGTTTCTGTATTGTGGACTTGGAATCGTGCTTGGACATAATTTTCCGTTCTACCTTAAGTTTAAGGGTGGAAAGGGAATAGCAGCATCTTCAGGTGTTGTTATAAGTCTTATGCTTTTCCCTAAATACTGTTTCATGTTTACAGTTTTTGGTATTGTCTTTTTTGCACTTGTAGCCAGGATAAGCCGTTATGTTTCACTGGCCTCACTTATAGGCATGGCAATGTTTTTTGTAGAATTTCTTATATGGGGATTCTTAGGCTGGCTTCCATTAAATGGAACAGACCTTGTTGAAGGTACTGTTATTGTTTTCGCTCTTGCAGCGCTTGCATTTATCAGACACCGCAGTAATATTGTAAGACTGGTTCAGGGAACAGAACGAAAAATCGGTGAAAAAAAGAATTAA
- the der gene encoding ribosome biogenesis GTPase Der — protein sequence MSKPIVAVVGRPNVGKSTLFNSLCGQQISIVKDTPGVTRDRIYAEVSWLNHNFTLIDTGGIEPDTGDIILSQMREQAEIAIETADVIIFMTDVKQGLVDSDSKVADMLRRSHKPVILVVNKVDSFEKMMPDVYEFYNLGIGEPFPISAVNKLGFGEVLDEVVSHFPEGSDTDKEDDRPKVAIIGKPNVGKSSIINKLVGKNRVIVSDIAGTTRDAIDTAIKYNGKEYVFIDTAGLRRKSKIKEDLERFSIIRTVAAVERADIAILVIDATEGVTEQDAKIAGIAHERGKGIIIAVNKWDDIEKNDKTIYEFTNKIKDTLAFMSYAEIIFVSAKTGQRLNKIYELVDHIVDAQTMRIPTGVLNEILTEAVAMKQPPSDKGKRLKIYYMTQVSVKPPTFVMFVNDVALTHFSYTRYIENRIRESFGFRGTSIRFINRERKEKE from the coding sequence ATGAGTAAACCAATAGTTGCTGTTGTCGGAAGACCTAATGTTGGAAAATCAACATTATTCAACAGTCTGTGCGGACAACAGATTTCAATAGTTAAAGATACACCGGGTGTTACAAGAGACAGAATTTATGCAGAGGTAAGCTGGTTAAACCACAATTTTACACTTATAGATACCGGTGGTATAGAGCCGGATACAGGTGATATTATCCTTTCGCAGATGCGTGAACAGGCTGAGATTGCCATTGAAACTGCGGATGTAATTATATTTATGACTGATGTTAAGCAGGGACTTGTAGATTCAGATTCTAAGGTTGCTGATATGTTAAGACGCTCACACAAGCCTGTTATTCTTGTTGTCAATAAAGTTGACAGCTTTGAGAAGATGATGCCTGATGTATATGAATTCTATAATCTTGGAATTGGAGAACCATTTCCTATATCAGCCGTTAATAAGTTAGGTTTTGGTGAAGTACTTGATGAAGTGGTAAGTCATTTCCCAGAGGGTTCAGATACTGATAAAGAAGATGACAGACCTAAGGTGGCTATAATAGGTAAGCCTAATGTTGGTAAGTCATCTATAATCAATAAGCTTGTAGGCAAGAACAGAGTTATTGTATCTGATATTGCCGGTACAACAAGAGATGCTATTGACACAGCTATCAAATATAATGGTAAAGAATATGTATTTATTGATACAGCGGGACTACGCCGTAAGAGTAAGATTAAAGAAGATCTGGAGCGTTTTAGTATCATAAGAACTGTTGCAGCAGTTGAAAGAGCTGATATTGCAATTCTTGTTATTGATGCTACGGAAGGTGTTACAGAGCAGGATGCCAAGATAGCCGGAATAGCGCATGAAAGAGGCAAGGGTATTATTATTGCTGTTAACAAATGGGATGATATAGAGAAGAATGACAAGACTATCTATGAGTTTACGAATAAGATTAAAGATACTCTTGCATTTATGTCATATGCTGAGATTATATTTGTTTCTGCCAAGACAGGTCAGAGACTTAATAAAATATATGAATTAGTTGATCACATTGTTGATGCACAGACTATGCGTATTCCTACCGGTGTGCTTAATGAAATTCTTACAGAAGCAGTTGCAATGAAGCAGCCACCTTCAGATAAGGGTAAGAGACTTAAAATCTATTACATGACTCAGGTTTCGGTAAAACCACCGACATTTGTTATGTTTGTTAATGATGTAGCACTCACACATTTTTCTTATACAAGATATATAGAAAACAGAATAAGAGAATCCTTTGGATTCAGAGGTACATCTATCAGATTCATCAACAGAGAACGTAAGGAGAAAGAGTAA
- the pgeF gene encoding peptidoglycan editing factor PgeF, which translates to MNIKYIDTGTLYEGLKGAVVNNSTRISQKNGIPYIEFTPFDEFDWVTLHFSTRDGGVSKGIYSSMNFSFDRGDDYENVYKNYELFLDTMNIKPENCVCTKQTHTTNVIAVDYNMAGMGLTRARDFDNVDGLVTNEAGLCLITYFADCVPVYFIDPVNRCIGASHSGWRGTVADITHETVQLMNRTYGAKPEDIHAFIGPSICQDCYEVDESVAEKFRSAYSQNEICMILYHTTGDKYQLNLQAANYFNMIHAGIKPDNIGISDICTSCNSDWLFSHRASHGKRGVLCGFMSICR; encoded by the coding sequence ATGAACATTAAATATATTGATACAGGAACACTTTATGAAGGATTAAAAGGAGCTGTGGTTAATAATTCCACAAGAATATCACAGAAGAATGGAATTCCTTATATTGAGTTTACACCATTTGATGAATTTGACTGGGTCACTCTTCATTTTTCAACAAGAGATGGTGGAGTGAGCAAAGGGATATATTCAAGCATGAACTTTTCTTTTGACAGGGGCGATGATTATGAAAATGTATATAAGAATTATGAGTTATTTCTAGATACAATGAATATTAAGCCTGAAAACTGTGTTTGTACAAAACAGACACATACTACCAATGTGATTGCTGTTGATTATAATATGGCAGGAATGGGACTTACAAGAGCAAGAGATTTTGATAATGTTGACGGACTTGTAACTAATGAAGCCGGTCTGTGTCTTATTACATATTTTGCAGACTGTGTACCTGTATATTTTATTGATCCTGTAAACAGATGCATAGGTGCATCACATTCAGGATGGCGTGGAACGGTTGCAGATATAACACATGAAACGGTACAGCTTATGAACAGAACTTATGGGGCAAAGCCAGAGGATATTCATGCATTCATAGGACCATCAATATGTCAGGACTGTTATGAGGTTGATGAATCAGTTGCAGAAAAGTTCAGAAGTGCTTACAGCCAGAATGAAATCTGTATGATACTTTATCATACGACAGGAGATAAATACCAGCTTAATCTTCAGGCAGCTAATTATTTTAATATGATTCATGCCGGAATAAAACCTGATAACATAGGTATATCTGACATATGCACAAGCTGTAACAGTGACTGGCTCTTTTCACACAGGGCTTCACATGGAAAACGTGGCGTTTTGTGTGGATTCATGAGTATATGCAGATAA
- a CDS encoding YraN family protein — protein sequence MAVNKRATGADKEQLAARYLVDNGYTVLERNFRNKTGEIDIIAKKDNYIVFVEVKYRSNNKYGYAVEAVNYRKQQIIRRVAQFYITTRYKSCDIPCRFDVIGIDGETVTHIKNAF from the coding sequence ATGGCTGTTAATAAAAGAGCTACCGGCGCAGATAAAGAACAGCTTGCTGCCAGATATCTTGTTGATAATGGGTATACTGTTCTTGAACGGAATTTCCGCAATAAAACAGGTGAGATAGATATTATCGCAAAGAAAGATAATTATATTGTATTTGTAGAGGTCAAATACAGAAGTAATAACAAATATGGATATGCAGTCGAAGCTGTAAATTACAGAAAGCAGCAGATAATAAGGCGGGTTGCACAATTCTATATAACAACAAGATATAAAAGCTGTGATATACCATGCCGTTTTGATGTCATAGGAATAGATGGCGAAACAGTAACACATATTAAAAATGCATTTTAA
- a CDS encoding EscU/YscU/HrcU family type III secretion system export apparatus switch protein — MEKKNNDDKPKIAVALEYTPGEQAPKILATGRGYIAESIIEKAGEADVPIYADSKLADTLSKLEIGEMIPPELYTVVAEILVFVDECDKIKGKVGK, encoded by the coding sequence ATGGAGAAAAAAAATAATGATGATAAGCCTAAAATAGCTGTTGCACTTGAATACACTCCGGGGGAACAGGCACCAAAGATACTTGCAACAGGACGTGGATATATTGCTGAATCAATTATTGAAAAGGCCGGAGAGGCTGATGTTCCTATATATGCGGATTCTAAGCTTGCTGATACTTTATCAAAACTTGAAATAGGAGAAATGATTCCTCCAGAACTATATACCGTAGTTGCAGAAATTCTTGTATTTGTAGATGAATGCGATAAGATTAAAGGGAAAGTGGGTAAATAA
- a CDS encoding flagellar hook-length control protein FliK gives MNINMSDFFKNNISSGSQTTDVNVSENVSHEPSGSNNAAQAAGIKILNSLMSGDTFTGYVSQLNGNNAYITMNNGAQIQAKLMQGALINIGQNVTFMVEDNSDNKISIKPFLANEQQAVLIDKALEAAGLGATDDNINIVKELLGLGMPVDAQTLGNMVKYSMKFPEASLNTVANLMRLEIPVNEQNIREFQMYVQFNGHIENLLSDMENGIVNDLLKNNQDIMDFQNVITGMYEGLDGEEVSSSAAGDVLSQQTIDELNNMLSDSGVKLNNDIAETSVKELINQLVENNSLNSHNFQKIINSGSFREILHAVINDTMKLTPKDIQEGEEAVSSYYKRIRKNVVNIENSLKSAGNSAPELSKSLSDIKSNIDFMNDLNKNMTYFQMPLKFSESEGNGELYVFTNKKNLTGKTDNISAMLHLDMDNLKSMDIYVNLSGGNNVSTNFVLETEELLDFVYQHIDRLNARLEKLGYNTHFEMKVAADSSDRLDFVKDFIEAEARPAAGGQYIFDAKA, from the coding sequence ATGAATATTAATATGTCCGATTTTTTCAAAAATAATATATCATCAGGCAGCCAGACCACAGATGTTAATGTGTCGGAAAATGTATCACATGAACCGTCTGGAAGCAATAATGCTGCACAGGCTGCTGGCATTAAAATATTAAATTCTCTTATGTCAGGTGACACATTTACAGGGTATGTCAGTCAGTTAAATGGGAATAATGCATATATTACAATGAACAATGGAGCACAGATTCAGGCTAAGCTTATGCAGGGTGCTTTAATTAATATCGGACAGAATGTGACTTTTATGGTGGAGGATAACTCTGATAATAAAATTTCAATCAAACCGTTTTTAGCTAATGAACAGCAGGCAGTTCTTATTGATAAAGCATTGGAGGCTGCAGGTCTCGGTGCTACTGATGATAATATTAATATTGTCAAAGAACTTTTGGGACTTGGCATGCCGGTTGATGCACAGACATTAGGGAATATGGTTAAATATTCCATGAAATTTCCAGAAGCCTCACTTAATACCGTTGCCAATCTTATGAGACTTGAGATTCCTGTTAATGAACAGAATATCCGCGAGTTCCAGATGTATGTTCAGTTTAACGGACATATTGAAAATCTCTTGTCAGATATGGAGAATGGCATAGTTAATGACCTGTTAAAGAACAATCAGGATATTATGGATTTTCAAAATGTTATTACAGGCATGTATGAGGGGCTTGATGGGGAAGAAGTCAGTTCATCAGCCGCTGGCGATGTCCTATCGCAACAGACAATTGATGAATTAAATAATATGCTGTCTGATTCAGGAGTGAAACTTAATAATGATATCGCAGAAACTTCTGTGAAGGAACTTATTAACCAGCTTGTTGAAAATAATAGTCTTAATTCTCATAATTTTCAGAAAATTATCAATTCAGGAAGTTTCAGAGAGATTCTTCATGCTGTAATTAATGATACAATGAAGCTTACTCCTAAGGATATACAGGAAGGGGAGGAAGCTGTAAGCTCATATTATAAGCGTATAAGAAAAAATGTGGTAAATATTGAAAATTCACTGAAATCAGCAGGCAATTCAGCTCCTGAACTTTCGAAGAGTCTTTCTGACATAAAAAGTAATATTGATTTCATGAATGATCTTAATAAGAATATGACATATTTTCAGATGCCGCTTAAATTCTCGGAAAGTGAAGGTAATGGGGAACTGTATGTATTCACTAATAAAAAGAATCTTACCGGAAAAACAGATAACATAAGCGCAATGCTTCATCTGGATATGGATAATCTTAAATCAATGGATATATATGTCAATCTGTCTGGGGGTAACAATGTATCAACTAATTTTGTTCTCGAGACAGAAGAACTGCTTGATTTTGTGTATCAGCATATAGACAGACTTAATGCCCGCCTTGAAAAACTTGGATATAATACACATTTTGAAATGAAGGTAGCAGCTGATTCTTCAGACCGTCTTGATTTTGTTAAGGATTTTATAGAAGCAGAGGCAAGACCAGCTGCAGGTGGACAATACATATTCGATGCAAAAGCATGA
- a CDS encoding ribonuclease HII, with translation MTLKEERELKKAAKLEAEKQRIEAMREYEEMYDTFSYICGIDEAGRGPLAGPVVAGAVILPKGKRILYVNDSKKLSEKKRDELFDVIKEEALSYGIGIVSPERIDEINILQATYEAMHEAVNKLSVKPDILLNDAVTIPGIDIKQIPIIKGDAKSLSIASASILAKVTRDRLMTEYDSLYPEYGFARHKGYGTKVHIEAIKEYGPCPIHRRTFIKNFI, from the coding sequence ATGACACTTAAAGAGGAACGTGAACTTAAAAAAGCAGCAAAGCTGGAGGCTGAGAAACAGCGTATTGAAGCTATGCGTGAATATGAAGAAATGTATGATACATTTTCTTATATATGTGGAATAGATGAGGCTGGAAGAGGACCGCTTGCAGGTCCTGTTGTTGCAGGTGCAGTAATTCTTCCTAAAGGAAAAAGGATTCTTTATGTAAATGATTCCAAGAAATTAAGTGAGAAAAAAAGAGATGAACTTTTTGATGTTATAAAAGAAGAAGCACTTTCATACGGAATTGGAATTGTATCTCCTGAAAGAATTGATGAGATTAATATATTGCAGGCAACTTATGAAGCAATGCACGAAGCAGTTAATAAATTATCTGTAAAACCCGATATACTTCTTAATGATGCAGTTACAATTCCAGGAATAGACATTAAACAGATTCCAATTATTAAAGGTGATGCCAAGAGTCTGTCAATTGCATCTGCAAGTATTCTTGCGAAAGTAACAAGGGACAGACTTATGACCGAATATGATTCTTTGTATCCGGAATATGGATTTGCCAGGCACAAAGGTTATGGAACTAAAGTTCATATTGAAGCAATAAAAGAGTACGGTCCATGTCCTATACACAGAAGAACATTTATTAAGAATTTTATATAG
- the ylqF gene encoding ribosome biogenesis GTPase YlqF — translation MEEKKRAINWYPGHMTKARRMMEEDIKLVDLVIEIVDARIPLSSRNPDIDKLAKNKARIVLLNKSDLADDTVTDEWITYFKDKGFYCLKLNSRLNVSNRAVNNLITVACSAKIERDRARGIKNRSIKAMIVGIPNVGKSTFINSFTGRKSAKTGNKPGVTKGKQWIRINGSVELLDTPGILWPKIEDRNVGERLAMIGSINDQILNIEELALETIKFLKKNYQPQLYSRYDITEDIFDNVDTETMMNPENAAALCIMEHIARKRGCIKKGSDIDYEKCAACILDDFREGKIGTISLERP, via the coding sequence ATGGAAGAGAAGAAAAGAGCCATTAACTGGTATCCTGGTCATATGACTAAGGCCAGAAGAATGATGGAAGAAGATATAAAGCTTGTTGATCTTGTTATTGAGATTGTGGATGCAAGAATACCGTTAAGCAGCCGTAATCCGGATATTGATAAGCTGGCTAAAAATAAGGCACGTATTGTATTATTGAATAAATCGGACCTTGCAGATGACACAGTAACGGATGAATGGATAACATATTTTAAAGATAAAGGCTTTTACTGCCTCAAGCTTAACTCAAGACTCAATGTAAGCAACCGTGCAGTTAATAATCTTATAACTGTTGCATGTTCTGCTAAGATTGAAAGAGACAGAGCAAGAGGAATTAAGAACCGTTCCATCAAAGCTATGATTGTTGGAATACCTAATGTTGGTAAATCAACATTTATTAATTCATTCACCGGAAGAAAGAGTGCCAAGACAGGTAATAAGCCGGGTGTTACAAAAGGAAAGCAATGGATAAGAATTAATGGAAGTGTTGAGCTGCTTGACACACCGGGTATACTCTGGCCTAAGATAGAAGACAGAAATGTCGGTGAAAGACTTGCGATGATTGGTTCAATTAATGACCAGATTCTTAATATTGAGGAGCTTGCATTAGAAACTATAAAGTTTCTTAAGAAGAATTATCAGCCGCAGCTTTATAGCCGTTATGATATAACAGAAGATATATTTGATAATGTTGATACTGAAACAATGATGAATCCTGAAAATGCTGCTGCACTCTGTATTATGGAACATATTGCCAGAAAACGTGGCTGTATTAAGAAAGGCTCAGATATTGATTATGAAAAATGTGCTGCATGTATTCTTGATGATTTCAGAGAAGGAAAGATTGGTACAATCTCACTTGAAAGACCTTAA
- the lepB gene encoding signal peptidase I: MRFFQRRYQENTTLLNICKYIADVCVVIVLAYVLVTFICCRSTVVGNSMEETLSNDNTVLINRISYAFNGPKRFDCIAFEQDSVDSSKIYIKRVVGLPGETVQIKDGRVYINDVQLDDYVDTTILTPGVAANPYKLADDEYFVLGDNRNNSEDSRFASVGMVKRKNVVGKVWMVIEPFDSFGFVK; encoded by the coding sequence ATGAGATTTTTTCAGAGAAGATATCAGGAAAATACTACATTGCTTAATATATGCAAATATATAGCAGATGTATGTGTTGTAATAGTACTTGCTTATGTTCTGGTTACATTCATATGCTGCCGTTCTACAGTTGTTGGTAATTCTATGGAGGAAACGCTGTCTAATGATAACACTGTTCTTATAAACAGAATATCATATGCATTTAATGGACCTAAGCGATTTGACTGTATAGCTTTCGAACAGGATTCTGTTGATTCCTCTAAGATATACATAAAGAGAGTAGTTGGACTTCCAGGGGAAACAGTCCAGATAAAGGATGGCAGGGTATATATTAATGATGTACAGCTTGATGATTATGTTGATACGACAATACTTACTCCAGGTGTAGCTGCCAATCCTTATAAACTTGCTGATGATGAATACTTTGTACTTGGAGATAATCGTAATAATAGTGAGGATAGCCGTTTTGCCAGTGTTGGAATGGTTAAACGTAAGAATGTTGTAGGAAAAGTATGGATGGTAATAGAACCGTTTGATTCATTTGGTTTTGTTAAATAA
- the rplS gene encoding 50S ribosomal protein L19, with amino-acid sequence MNTIIKNIEDAQLKAQAPEFRVGDTVRVSAKIKEGNRERIQVFEGTVLKKQGTGVRATFTVRKISNGVGVEKTWPLHSPIVEKVEVVRRGKARRAKLNYLRQRTGKAAKVKELVR; translated from the coding sequence ATGAATACAATTATTAAGAACATCGAAGATGCTCAGCTTAAGGCTCAGGCTCCTGAGTTCAGAGTTGGTGATACTGTAAGAGTATCAGCTAAGATTAAGGAAGGAAACCGTGAAAGAATCCAGGTTTTCGAGGGAACAGTATTAAAGAAGCAGGGAACTGGCGTCAGAGCTACATTTACAGTAAGAAAGATTTCTAACGGCGTTGGCGTTGAGAAGACATGGCCATTACATTCACCTATCGTTGAGAAGGTTGAAGTTGTAAGACGCGGTAAGGCTAGAAGAGCTAAGCTTAACTACTTAAGACAGAGAACAGGTAAGGCTGCTAAGGTTAAGGAATTAGTTAGATAA
- the rimM gene encoding ribosome maturation factor RimM (Essential for efficient processing of 16S rRNA) yields MEDMLRVGVITSTHGIRGEVKVFPTTDDPLRFKKLKKCVIDGKREQVAVTVSSVKFFKQFVILKFKEFDDINDIEKYTKCDLLVSREDAVKLEPGEYFICDLIGLDVITDEGKHLGVLKDVLETGANNVYEVEADNGESYLIPVIDQCILDHDLDKKTITVHILPGLLDINK; encoded by the coding sequence GTGGAAGATATGTTAAGAGTAGGGGTCATTACATCGACCCACGGAATCAGAGGTGAAGTTAAGGTCTTTCCTACAACAGATGATCCTCTTCGTTTTAAAAAACTTAAGAAATGTGTTATCGATGGAAAAAGAGAACAGGTAGCTGTCACTGTATCTTCAGTTAAATTCTTTAAGCAGTTCGTAATACTTAAGTTTAAAGAGTTTGATGACATCAATGATATAGAGAAATACACAAAATGTGACTTGCTCGTTTCAAGAGAAGATGCTGTTAAACTTGAGCCGGGAGAGTATTTTATATGCGATCTTATCGGACTTGATGTTATAACAGATGAAGGAAAGCATTTGGGCGTACTAAAAGATGTATTAGAGACAGGCGCTAACAATGTATATGAAGTAGAGGCAGATAATGGCGAAAGCTATTTAATACCGGTTATTGACCAGTGTATATTAGATCATGACCTTGATAAGAAGACTATAACAGTCCATATCTTACCAGGGCTTCTGGATATTAATAAATAA
- a CDS encoding KH domain-containing protein: MKELVEIIAKALVDNPDEVVVTETEKDKALVVNLKVAPSDMGKVIGKSGRIAKSIRAVVSAAASKSDKKVIVEIDN; the protein is encoded by the coding sequence ATGAAAGAATTAGTGGAAATTATCGCTAAGGCACTAGTTGATAATCCGGATGAGGTTGTAGTAACAGAAACTGAAAAAGATAAGGCTCTTGTAGTCAATCTTAAGGTTGCTCCTTCGGATATGGGCAAGGTTATCGGCAAGTCTGGTAGAATTGCCAAGTCAATAAGAGCAGTTGTTTCAGCTGCAGCTTCTAAGAGCGACAAGAAAGTGATTGTTGAAATAGATAATTAA
- the rpsP gene encoding 30S ribosomal protein S16, with product MAVKIRLKRLGEKKNPFYRIIVADSRSPRNGRFIDEIGTYDPNYDPCKLNIDAEAAKKWLSNGAQPTEVVGKLFKMAGIEK from the coding sequence ATGGCAGTAAAGATTAGATTAAAGAGATTAGGTGAGAAGAAAAATCCTTTCTATAGAATTATCGTAGCAGACTCAAGATCTCCAAGAAATGGTAGATTCATCGATGAAATCGGTACTTATGATCCTAATTACGATCCTTGCAAGCTCAATATTGATGCTGAGGCTGCTAAGAAGTGGTTATCAAACGGAGCTCAGCCTACAGAGGTTGTTGGAAAGCTTTTCAAGATGGCTGGTATCGAAAAATAA